Proteins encoded in a region of the Clostridium beijerinckii genome:
- a CDS encoding alpha/beta hydrolase family protein has protein sequence MNNLIFKDDQFASKVLGLLGDTAFKAADIGEVVSTAERIKEGDYESWCEEWTKTAKRLQKVAEDSYSDGHLISARKAYLRASNYYRIAEFYLHENPENPKIDELYNASLDCFSHVMKLNKPLIEEVKIPYENTTLTGHFYKLEDSEEPKPVLIAMTGFDGTKEAFYGMAMDALEHGMHCITFEGPGQGEAVHKQQLFFRHDYEKVITPVVDYLFTRKEIDPKRIILWGQSLGGYLAPRAAAFEHRLAGCIANGGVYDFLGGFTSIFNMPREEFLNFALSDSEGFNKAVREKMESNSKAKWSFSHGMYVFGVNTPAEFILKVGNFYMKGLAEKIQCPTLIVDSENDKLLRDQARQLYEEITCHKDFILFTAEEGAEFHCQAGAKLIANERIFSWIEKILRNI, from the coding sequence ATGAATAATTTGATTTTTAAAGACGATCAATTTGCATCAAAGGTATTGGGACTTCTTGGAGACACTGCTTTCAAAGCTGCAGATATAGGCGAGGTGGTTTCAACAGCAGAAAGAATTAAAGAAGGAGATTATGAGAGCTGGTGCGAAGAATGGACCAAAACAGCCAAGCGTTTGCAAAAAGTTGCAGAGGATAGCTATTCAGATGGTCACTTGATAAGTGCAAGAAAAGCCTATCTTAGAGCTTCTAATTATTATAGAATTGCAGAATTCTACCTTCATGAAAATCCAGAGAATCCAAAGATAGATGAGTTATACAACGCAAGCTTAGATTGCTTTTCCCATGTTATGAAACTTAATAAGCCTCTTATTGAAGAAGTGAAAATCCCCTATGAAAATACAACACTTACAGGACATTTTTATAAATTAGAGGATTCAGAGGAGCCTAAACCAGTTTTAATTGCTATGACTGGCTTTGATGGAACAAAGGAAGCATTTTACGGAATGGCAATGGATGCACTTGAACACGGTATGCATTGTATTACTTTTGAGGGACCAGGACAAGGAGAGGCTGTACATAAACAGCAACTATTTTTCAGACATGACTACGAGAAAGTTATAACCCCAGTAGTAGACTATCTGTTTACAAGAAAGGAAATAGATCCAAAGAGAATTATCTTATGGGGGCAAAGTTTAGGCGGGTATCTTGCTCCTAGAGCAGCAGCTTTTGAACATCGACTTGCAGGCTGCATAGCTAATGGAGGAGTATATGACTTTTTAGGTGGATTTACAAGTATCTTTAATATGCCAAGAGAAGAATTTTTAAATTTCGCACTTTCTGATTCAGAGGGATTTAATAAAGCTGTTAGGGAAAAAATGGAATCAAACTCAAAAGCAAAATGGAGCTTTTCACATGGTATGTATGTATTTGGTGTAAATACCCCTGCTGAATTCATTCTAAAGGTTGGAAATTTTTATATGAAAGGATTAGCAGAAAAAATACAGTGCCCTACCTTAATCGTTGATTCGGAAAATGACAAGCTTCTTAGAGATCAAGCAAGGCAATTGTATGAGGAGATTACCTGCCATAAAGATTTTATTTTATTTACAGCTGAAGAAGGTGCTGAATTCCATTGCCAAGCTGGAGCTAAATTAATTGCAAATGAACGTATTTTCAGTTGGATTGAAAAGATCCTAAGGAATATATAG
- a CDS encoding flavodoxin family protein, whose translation MSKVVIFKGSPRKNGYTTKLLDQVAKGAKSKGAEVIEFDLNNTEIRGCQGCFYCRTHDSCAVNDYLQPMYKAIAEADAIVFGSPIYMYQITGQAKTWLDRTFPMVEELPNKFIPRHPGKKLITVFAQGSLDSKKGAEAIKYVNNIFDVFGWKLEDCIHYCGTDDEIFNELSLRAFKDGENLIE comes from the coding sequence ATGTCAAAAGTGGTTATTTTTAAGGGTAGTCCAAGAAAGAATGGGTATACTACAAAATTATTAGATCAAGTAGCAAAAGGAGCAAAATCAAAAGGTGCTGAGGTTATTGAATTTGATTTAAATAACACTGAAATTCGTGGATGTCAAGGATGTTTCTATTGTCGTACTCATGATAGCTGTGCTGTTAATGATTATTTGCAGCCAATGTATAAAGCTATTGCGGAGGCAGATGCTATTGTATTTGGTTCCCCAATATATATGTACCAAATTACAGGTCAGGCAAAAACTTGGTTAGATCGTACATTTCCAATGGTTGAAGAGCTTCCAAATAAGTTTATTCCTAGACATCCAGGTAAAAAGTTAATAACTGTATTTGCTCAAGGAAGCTTAGATTCTAAAAAAGGTGCAGAAGCGATTAAATATGTTAATAATATTTTTGACGTATTTGGTTGGAAATTAGAGGATTGCATCCACTACTGTGGAACCGATGATGAAATATTTAATGAGTTATCTTTAAGAGCATTTAAGGATGGAGAAAATTTGATTGAATAA
- a CDS encoding CynX/NimT family MFS transporter, whose protein sequence is MNQLRNEHKKNLHPYSRRSIQIMLIIVITFTAANLRAPLTAVGPLIDEIRRSLHISNTLAGMITTLPLFAFAGFSPFAPNLARKFGTKLVLFWSLIFLTLGIILRSLFGDLGLFLGTVILGLSISVGNVLIPSLIKHEFPERVGVMTGIYTASMGLFGAIASGISVPVASESGLGWGVALSIWAALSFLSIILWIPQITRRKQKISIVQRTVHNGIRIKAKDVHEKKDKMEIVEANSINKINLWKSPLAWQVTVYMGLQSMLLYCMIAWLPAILVHQGMDSSKAGWMLSLYQLVSLPTSFVGSVLAGRKANQRPLVITASLCVLVGLLGIFLGETELTALWMIILGIGGALTFCLALIFFSSRTRNADEAARLSGMAQSGGYLLAAFGPMLFGFLHDAVNNWTLPLIILIGAAGLCLLAGLGASRNLYVSKNTDNKATI, encoded by the coding sequence ATGAATCAATTACGTAATGAACACAAAAAGAACCTACATCCATATTCAAGAAGATCTATACAAATAATGCTGATAATCGTAATTACATTTACTGCAGCGAATTTGCGTGCACCTTTAACAGCAGTTGGCCCGTTGATCGATGAAATTCGTAGAAGCTTACATATTTCAAATACATTAGCGGGTATGATTACAACACTTCCGTTATTCGCTTTTGCAGGATTTTCACCTTTCGCTCCAAATTTGGCGCGAAAATTTGGCACTAAGTTAGTGCTTTTTTGGTCACTTATTTTCCTGACTTTGGGAATTATATTACGTTCGTTGTTTGGAGATTTAGGACTGTTTCTTGGTACAGTAATCCTTGGATTATCCATTTCTGTAGGTAATGTGCTGATTCCCAGCTTAATAAAACACGAATTCCCTGAACGGGTCGGTGTAATGACGGGCATCTATACTGCTTCCATGGGCCTTTTTGGCGCTATAGCATCCGGTATCAGTGTCCCCGTTGCTTCAGAATCAGGATTAGGATGGGGAGTAGCCTTAAGCATTTGGGCTGCACTTAGTTTCTTATCCATTATCCTCTGGATACCTCAAATTACACGAAGAAAACAAAAAATATCTATTGTTCAAAGAACGGTTCATAATGGCATTAGAATAAAGGCCAAAGACGTCCACGAAAAAAAAGATAAAATGGAGATCGTTGAGGCAAATAGTATTAATAAGATCAATCTCTGGAAATCTCCTTTAGCATGGCAAGTGACAGTATATATGGGATTGCAGTCTATGCTACTCTATTGCATGATTGCGTGGTTACCAGCTATTTTAGTTCATCAAGGTATGGATTCAAGCAAAGCAGGATGGATGCTCTCCCTTTACCAACTAGTATCTCTCCCTACATCGTTTGTTGGTTCTGTACTTGCTGGGCGTAAGGCTAATCAACGTCCATTAGTTATCACTGCTTCCCTATGTGTTTTGGTAGGGCTTTTGGGGATATTCCTCGGAGAAACAGAGCTTACAGCACTATGGATGATTATATTAGGTATTGGCGGAGCGCTTACTTTTTGCTTAGCTCTTATATTTTTTAGCTCTCGTACAAGAAATGCAGATGAGGCAGCAAGACTGTCCGGCATGGCACAATCAGGAGGCTACTTGCTCGCTGCTTTCGGGCCGATGCTTTTTGGTTTTCTGCATGATGCGGTTAACAACTGGACGTTACCACTTATTATCTTAATCGGTGCTGCCGGGTTATGCTTATTGGCCGGTCTAGGCGCATCGCGCAATCTTTATGTTAGTAAAAATACTGACAATAAAGCCACCATCTAA
- a CDS encoding metal-dependent transcriptional regulator yields MYQNRRYSQKKLSPSKEEYLKAIYKLSEKTQSVRSIDLAAYLGFSKPSINNAVAILQEAGLVVKPLGGEIHLTDEGRKQGQIIIAKFQLIKQFLIAYCNVNEQTASEDACKMEHIISDEATFALKKYLNQV; encoded by the coding sequence ATGTATCAAAATAGGCGTTATTCCCAGAAAAAACTTAGTCCTTCAAAAGAAGAATATTTAAAAGCCATATATAAGTTATCTGAAAAAACACAATCGGTACGTTCGATTGACCTTGCTGCTTATTTAGGATTTTCAAAGCCAAGTATTAATAATGCTGTGGCTATCTTGCAAGAGGCCGGATTAGTTGTTAAGCCTTTAGGCGGGGAAATCCATCTCACTGATGAAGGACGTAAACAAGGTCAAATAATTATAGCTAAGTTTCAGCTAATAAAACAATTCTTAATTGCCTATTGCAATGTTAATGAGCAAACAGCAAGTGAAGATGCCTGCAAAATGGAGCATATTATCAGTGATGAAGCTACTTTTGCTTTAAAAAAATATTTAAATCAAGTATAA
- a CDS encoding MarR family winged helix-turn-helix transcriptional regulator yields MDRFIDNKHKIAYDSLDLAFALIDLDKKTRYFGTDVPIFHSEIHIIKAIAEHPGIHVGGLADILGVTKGSVSEILKKLERKALVVKEIDNLNLSRYSLSLSEKGKKAHSNHMYYHSILNSMFEDELQNSSEYELEFLSNFLSSMINKVKSFNENFDE; encoded by the coding sequence ATGGATAGATTTATAGATAACAAACATAAAATTGCATATGATTCTCTTGATTTAGCATTTGCCTTAATCGATCTTGATAAAAAGACACGCTATTTCGGAACTGATGTGCCAATTTTTCACTCTGAAATTCATATAATAAAGGCCATTGCTGAACATCCTGGTATTCATGTTGGTGGATTAGCAGATATTCTAGGAGTAACAAAAGGGTCTGTTTCCGAAATCCTCAAAAAGCTAGAGAGAAAGGCTCTGGTTGTAAAGGAAATTGATAATCTTAATTTATCTAGATATTCGTTGAGTCTGAGTGAAAAAGGTAAAAAAGCTCATAGTAACCATATGTACTATCATTCTATTTTGAACAGTATGTTTGAAGATGAGCTACAAAATTCTTCCGAATATGAATTAGAATTTTTGTCAAACTTTTTATCGTCTATGATAAACAAAGTTAAATCTTTTAATGAAAACTTTGATGAATAA
- a CDS encoding glycogen/starch/alpha-glucan phosphorylase: MLEKNLNEILKKRFNKIVREASNEEIYLALLELTKGTIKKKGVNKGKRKLYYISAEFLIGKLLSNNLINLGLYKDIKDILGRNGKELAEIEEVELEPSLGNGGLGRLAACFIDSIATLGLNADGVGLNYHFGLFKQVFEDHKQKAVKNPWITSEGWLNKSDIKFEVPFAGFTVTSTLYDIDVTGYDQEVSNKLRLFDVDTIDETLVKEGIDFDKEDIKKNLTLFLYPDDSDEAGRLLRIYQQYFMVSNAAQLILLEADKNGYDLHKLHEHVVVQINDTHPSMVIPELIRLLGERGIPMSEAIEIVSKTCAYTNHTILAEALEKWPIAYLQKVVPHLLPIIRELDNQVKLKFKDEKVAIIDEDMRVHMAHMDIHYGYSVNGVAALHTDILKEEELKPFYDIYPEKFNNKTNGITFRRWLIHCNNKLASYISELIGDGYKKDAAKLEELAKFINDEIVLNKIGEIKKENKIELKEYLKETQGIEIDENSIFDIQIKRLHEYKRQQMNALYIIYKYLDIKKGNKPTTPITMIFGAKAAPAYVIAQDIIHVILCLQEIINNNPEVNKYLKVVMVENYNVTKASKLIPACDVSEQISLASKEASGTGNMKFMLNGALTLGTEDGANVEIHELVGDDNIYIFGESSEKVIEHYKNADYVSKEFYKKPAIKELVDFIISDDMIKVGDEENLTRLHKELVNKDWFMTLLDVEDYINTKDMVFKDYEDRKAWNKKVLMNISKAGFFSSDRTIAQYNEDIWKL, from the coding sequence ATGCTAGAAAAGAATTTAAACGAAATCTTAAAGAAAAGGTTTAATAAGATAGTGAGAGAAGCGAGTAATGAAGAAATCTATTTAGCATTATTAGAGTTAACAAAAGGAACTATTAAGAAAAAGGGTGTTAATAAAGGTAAAAGAAAATTATATTATATTTCTGCTGAATTTTTAATTGGTAAATTACTATCAAATAACTTAATTAACTTAGGTCTTTATAAAGATATTAAAGATATTTTAGGTAGAAATGGTAAAGAATTAGCTGAAATTGAAGAAGTTGAATTAGAACCCTCATTAGGAAATGGCGGACTTGGAAGATTAGCAGCTTGCTTCATAGATTCTATTGCAACTTTAGGTTTAAATGCAGATGGTGTAGGATTAAACTATCATTTCGGATTATTCAAACAAGTTTTTGAAGACCATAAGCAAAAGGCTGTTAAGAATCCATGGATAACAAGTGAAGGTTGGTTAAATAAATCTGATATTAAGTTTGAAGTTCCATTTGCAGGATTCACAGTCACTTCAACACTTTATGATATAGATGTAACTGGATATGATCAAGAAGTATCAAATAAACTTCGTCTATTTGATGTAGATACAATAGATGAAACTTTAGTTAAAGAAGGAATTGATTTTGACAAAGAAGATATTAAGAAGAACTTAACATTATTCTTATATCCTGATGATAGTGATGAGGCTGGACGCTTATTAAGAATATATCAACAATATTTTATGGTTAGCAATGCTGCACAATTAATATTACTTGAAGCAGATAAAAATGGGTATGATCTTCATAAATTACATGAACATGTTGTTGTTCAAATCAATGATACGCATCCATCTATGGTTATTCCTGAATTGATAAGGCTGCTTGGAGAAAGAGGAATACCTATGTCAGAAGCCATTGAAATAGTATCTAAGACTTGTGCTTATACTAATCATACAATATTAGCAGAAGCTTTAGAAAAGTGGCCAATAGCTTATTTGCAAAAGGTTGTTCCACACTTATTACCAATTATCAGAGAATTGGACAATCAAGTTAAACTTAAATTTAAAGATGAAAAAGTTGCTATTATAGATGAAGATATGAGAGTGCATATGGCTCATATGGATATTCACTATGGATATAGCGTAAATGGTGTTGCAGCTCTCCATACTGATATATTGAAAGAAGAAGAGCTAAAGCCATTCTATGATATATATCCAGAGAAATTCAATAATAAAACTAATGGAATAACCTTCAGAAGATGGTTAATTCATTGTAATAACAAACTTGCTAGTTATATTTCAGAGCTTATTGGAGATGGATATAAGAAAGATGCTGCTAAGCTAGAAGAATTAGCGAAGTTCATAAATGATGAGATAGTGTTAAATAAGATTGGGGAAATTAAAAAAGAAAATAAGATTGAATTAAAGGAATATTTAAAAGAAACACAAGGGATAGAAATTGATGAAAATTCTATCTTCGATATTCAAATCAAAAGGCTTCATGAGTATAAGAGACAACAAATGAATGCACTTTATATCATTTATAAGTATCTAGATATAAAGAAAGGAAATAAGCCAACTACTCCTATAACAATGATATTTGGAGCTAAGGCTGCGCCAGCTTATGTAATTGCACAAGATATAATTCATGTTATTCTTTGTCTGCAAGAAATAATTAATAATAATCCAGAAGTTAATAAATATTTAAAAGTTGTTATGGTTGAAAACTATAACGTGACTAAGGCTTCTAAGTTAATACCTGCTTGTGATGTTTCAGAGCAAATCTCGCTTGCATCTAAAGAAGCATCAGGTACTGGTAACATGAAGTTTATGCTAAATGGTGCATTAACTTTAGGAACCGAAGATGGAGCTAATGTTGAAATTCATGAATTAGTTGGAGATGATAATATCTATATATTTGGTGAATCTTCTGAAAAAGTTATCGAGCATTATAAGAATGCAGATTATGTTTCTAAGGAATTCTATAAAAAGCCAGCAATCAAAGAATTGGTTGACTTTATCATAAGTGATGACATGATAAAAGTTGGTGATGAAGAAAATCTTACAAGACTTCATAAAGAATTAGTTAATAAAGACTGGTTTATGACTTTACTTGATGTCGAGGATTATATAAACACAAAAGATATGGTATTTAAAGATTATGAAGATAGAAAGGCTTGGAATAAAAAAGTGTTAATGAATATTAGCAAAGCAGGATTTTTCTCTTCAGATCGCACGATTGCTCAATACAATGAAGATATTTGGAAATTATAA
- a CDS encoding helix-turn-helix domain-containing protein has translation MDNSFMSDMSIFNNDISFLIKLRAKPQILEIVKKKHLDEISDEISIQDKKNDLLIWNAMYTREIVENGILTRYLHPIYNKFYTLIPTLNTIEDLQTIEIQMIDTYINLLINDVEVKDNFVINRILKHLHLNIESQISLKKLSRELNLSEGYISDCFKKHMGMTIMKYAKKIRIDRAKVLLVTTTSSILEIGLTLGFHDQSHFHKVFKSFTGVSPSEYRNNNFG, from the coding sequence TTGGACAATTCATTCATGTCAGATATGAGTATTTTTAATAATGACATATCATTTCTAATAAAACTTAGAGCAAAACCACAAATCTTAGAAATAGTTAAAAAAAAGCATTTAGATGAAATTTCCGATGAGATATCTATACAAGATAAGAAAAACGATTTGCTTATTTGGAATGCTATGTATACTAGAGAAATAGTCGAAAATGGCATTTTAACAAGATATCTTCATCCCATATATAACAAATTCTATACTTTAATCCCTACTCTTAACACTATAGAAGATTTGCAAACCATTGAAATACAAATGATAGATACATACATTAATCTCCTTATAAATGACGTTGAAGTAAAAGATAACTTTGTTATAAATAGAATTCTGAAACACTTACATCTTAATATTGAAAGCCAAATCTCATTAAAAAAATTGTCTAGAGAATTAAATCTATCTGAAGGCTATATATCAGATTGCTTTAAGAAACATATGGGCATGACTATTATGAAGTATGCAAAAAAAATAAGAATTGATAGGGCTAAAGTATTGCTTGTAACTACGACTAGCAGTATTTTAGAAATAGGTTTAACCTTAGGTTTTCATGATCAAAGTCATTTCCATAAAGTATTTAAATCATTTACTGGTGTTTCACCTTCTGAATATAGAAACAATAATTTTGGATAA
- a CDS encoding methyl-accepting chemotaxis protein yields MKTKKFRVNTIRSKLVISLIGICVIPLIILGYGANIQAKSILNEKLKLTSQQTLLEVNDGISNYFDGFSNMITMTSTDYNFVNSDKSEQAAYIPESLKNLKESNSNIFSSYFATTDGKFDIYPNIKMPEGFNPKERPWYKQAVDNKGKTIITLPFTDAQTGKNVVSIAKTVERDGKVIGVCAMNVSLETLTEKISTKKIGKTGYVFISDVEGKNMIAHPNKDLLGTDAASKQSFWNDAKNNEKGFITYTFNNANKFGVYETNDITGWKLVATLDEKELSNDTNSIRTTTLIIVVVICLISIVLSLLLSKGIAHNIKKLKEVFEKASRGDLTVSMTSSTKDEFMDLANSFNEMLKNISELMNNVTKSSKTVLETSSNLASMSEEVTASIGEVAKAIEEVSEGATNQSQNAQNGVSEMNDLSNRLDKISVNSNEMDKLSASTKELGAKGLSMIDTLIEKSKKTKIATGEVDSIVKDMDESTRKINTISETISQITEQTNLLALNASIESARAGEAGKGFAVVAEEIRKLAEQSKSSTEEIKVIITNIQSKSDTAVKAIKSTESVVTEQDLAVGKTQEIFSEILRSIETMISKVDEIKTSIIDVDEKKKKAVLEIENISLISQETASASEEVTASTEEITAVMDRFTKYADELQLLAEKLDEEISKFKMI; encoded by the coding sequence ATGAAAACGAAAAAGTTTAGGGTTAACACTATTCGCAGCAAACTAGTTATTAGCTTAATAGGAATTTGTGTGATTCCCCTAATAATATTAGGTTATGGTGCCAATATACAGGCTAAATCAATCCTTAATGAAAAACTGAAATTAACAAGTCAGCAAACACTTTTAGAAGTAAACGATGGAATCAGTAACTATTTTGATGGATTCAGTAATATGATAACTATGACATCCACAGATTATAACTTTGTTAACAGTGATAAGAGTGAGCAAGCAGCATACATACCAGAAAGTCTAAAGAATTTAAAAGAAAGTAATAGTAATATTTTCAGTTCATATTTTGCAACTACTGATGGAAAGTTTGATATATATCCTAACATTAAAATGCCAGAAGGATTTAATCCCAAAGAAAGGCCTTGGTACAAACAGGCTGTAGATAATAAAGGAAAAACAATAATAACGTTACCGTTTACTGATGCTCAGACAGGAAAAAATGTTGTGTCTATTGCAAAGACAGTAGAAAGAGATGGAAAAGTCATAGGAGTTTGCGCTATGAATGTTTCCTTAGAGACACTTACAGAAAAAATAAGTACGAAGAAAATAGGAAAAACTGGATATGTTTTTATTTCTGACGTAGAAGGTAAAAATATGATAGCTCATCCCAATAAAGATTTATTAGGAACTGATGCAGCATCTAAGCAATCTTTTTGGAATGATGCTAAAAATAATGAAAAAGGATTTATAACGTATACCTTTAACAATGCAAATAAGTTTGGAGTATATGAAACTAATGATATTACAGGTTGGAAATTAGTAGCGACGTTAGATGAAAAAGAATTATCAAATGATACAAATTCAATACGAACTACAACTTTAATTATAGTAGTAGTTATATGTTTGATTTCGATAGTCTTATCTTTATTATTAAGTAAAGGAATAGCACATAATATTAAGAAATTAAAAGAAGTATTTGAAAAAGCCTCAAGGGGAGATTTAACTGTGTCTATGACTTCGTCTACAAAAGATGAATTTATGGATCTAGCTAATTCCTTCAATGAAATGCTAAAGAATATTTCAGAGCTTATGAATAATGTAACTAAATCATCAAAAACAGTTTTGGAAACGTCATCGAATCTTGCAAGCATGTCTGAGGAAGTAACTGCATCTATAGGAGAGGTTGCAAAAGCAATAGAAGAGGTATCAGAAGGGGCGACAAATCAATCGCAAAATGCTCAAAACGGAGTTTCAGAAATGAATGATTTATCTAATAGATTAGATAAAATAAGTGTAAATTCTAATGAGATGGATAAACTCTCAGCAAGTACCAAAGAATTAGGCGCTAAAGGATTATCTATGATAGATACATTAATAGAGAAATCGAAGAAAACTAAGATAGCTACAGGTGAAGTTGATAGTATAGTTAAGGATATGGATGAAAGTACTAGAAAGATAAATACTATATCTGAAACAATTTCGCAAATAACAGAGCAAACTAATTTATTGGCATTAAACGCAAGTATAGAATCTGCACGTGCAGGGGAGGCCGGAAAAGGTTTTGCAGTTGTGGCAGAGGAAATAAGAAAACTTGCAGAACAATCAAAATCATCAACAGAAGAAATCAAAGTTATTATTACAAATATTCAGAGTAAATCTGATACAGCAGTTAAAGCAATTAAATCTACAGAAAGTGTAGTGACAGAGCAAGATTTAGCAGTAGGAAAGACACAGGAGATATTTAGCGAAATCCTTAGATCAATTGAAACAATGATAAGCAAGGTTGATGAGATAAAGACTTCTATTATTGATGTTGATGAGAAAAAGAAAAAAGCGGTATTAGAAATTGAGAATATATCGCTAATATCACAGGAAACTGCTTCAGCTTCAGAAGAAGTAACTGCATCAACAGAGGAAATAACTGCAGTTATGGATAGGTTCACAAAATATGCGGATGAGCTGCAATTATTGGCAGAAAAGTTAGATGAAGAAATAAGTAAGTTTAAAATGATATAG
- the rbr gene encoding rubrerythrin: protein MKSLKGSKTAVNLMKSFAGESQARTRYTYYSSIAKKEGFVQIANIFLETAEQEKEHAKRFYKFLKDDYVDEQIEIQASYPVSFHESTLKNLLAAASGENEEWTDLYPSFAKTAEEEGYPEIAVVYRKISEVEARHEARYKKLAKNIEDGTVFKKDEVTLWKCGNCGFIYEGKEAPAACPACAHPQAYFEVFVENY from the coding sequence ATGAAGAGTTTAAAAGGAAGCAAAACAGCAGTAAATTTAATGAAATCATTTGCAGGGGAAAGCCAAGCTAGAACTAGATATACTTATTATTCTAGTATTGCTAAAAAAGAAGGGTTTGTGCAAATTGCGAACATATTCTTAGAAACAGCAGAACAAGAAAAAGAACATGCAAAAAGGTTTTATAAATTTCTTAAGGATGATTATGTTGACGAGCAGATAGAAATACAAGCATCTTACCCAGTCTCATTCCACGAAAGTACATTGAAAAACTTACTTGCAGCAGCTTCAGGCGAAAATGAAGAATGGACAGACCTTTATCCAAGTTTTGCAAAAACAGCTGAAGAGGAAGGATATCCAGAAATTGCAGTAGTTTATAGAAAGATAAGTGAAGTTGAAGCACGACATGAGGCTAGATATAAAAAACTAGCTAAAAATATTGAAGATGGAACAGTATTTAAGAAGGATGAAGTAACTCTTTGGAAGTGTGGCAATTGCGGATTTATATATGAAGGCAAAGAAGCACCAGCTGCATGTCCTGCATGTGCACATCCACAAGCATACTTTGAAGTGTTTGTTGAAAATTATTAA
- a CDS encoding HutD family protein has protein sequence MNYDVELIREKSYKPTFWSGGMATELITYPVDSDYASRNFLWRLGIAKIDIPESTFSNLTNVSRKFMVTEGKITLDHENKYKKLLKAFEQDSFMGDWKTKTYGKASVFNLMTRENYNGELVHLNITPRKKCVFKHQVPLDKELIAICFYVVSGSFKFTINNKIFKANTNDLLLLKSLSLSSIHEFLLSSNSLEITNIIASAIYSQ, from the coding sequence ATGAACTACGATGTTGAATTAATAAGAGAAAAGAGCTATAAGCCGACATTTTGGTCTGGTGGAATGGCGACAGAATTAATAACATATCCAGTAGATTCTGATTATGCAAGCAGGAACTTCTTATGGAGACTTGGTATAGCTAAAATTGATATACCGGAATCTACTTTTAGCAATCTTACAAATGTTTCACGTAAATTTATGGTTACTGAAGGCAAAATAACCCTTGATCATGAAAATAAATATAAGAAATTACTAAAAGCCTTTGAACAAGATAGCTTCATGGGTGATTGGAAAACAAAAACTTATGGAAAAGCTTCTGTTTTTAACTTAATGACAAGAGAGAATTATAATGGTGAATTAGTTCATTTAAATATTACGCCTAGAAAAAAGTGTGTATTCAAACATCAAGTTCCATTAGATAAGGAACTTATAGCCATTTGTTTTTATGTTGTAAGTGGTAGCTTTAAATTTACTATTAACAATAAAATTTTCAAAGCTAATACTAATGATCTGCTATTACTTAAATCCTTAAGCCTAAGTTCTATACATGAATTTTTACTCTCTAGCAATTCATTAGAAATTACTAATATAATAGCAAGCGCAATTTATAGCCAATAA